From the Helicobacter pylori genome, one window contains:
- the hemJ gene encoding protoporphyrinogen oxidase HemJ → MEFLSGYFLWVKAFHVIAVISWMAALFYLPRLFVYHAENAHKKEFVGVVKIQEKKLYSFIASPAMGFTLITGILMLLIEPTLFKSGGWLHAKLALVILLLAYHFYCKKCMRELEKDPTRRNARFYRVFNEIPTILMILIVILVVVKPF, encoded by the coding sequence ATGGAATTTTTGAGCGGGTATTTTTTATGGGTTAAGGCTTTCCATGTGATAGCGGTCATTTCGTGGATGGCGGCGTTATTTTATTTGCCGCGCCTTTTTGTCTATCATGCAGAAAACGCCCATAAAAAAGAGTTTGTAGGCGTGGTTAAAATCCAAGAAAAAAAGCTCTATTCCTTTATCGCTTCGCCGGCTATGGGTTTCACGCTTATTACAGGGATTTTGATGTTATTGATAGAGCCAACGCTTTTTAAAAGTGGGGGGTGGTTGCATGCTAAATTGGCTTTAGTGATCTTACTTTTAGCCTATCATTTTTATTGCAAGAAATGCATGCGCGAGCTAGAAAAAGACCCTACAAGAAGAAACGCAAGGTTTTATCGTGTGTTTAATGAAATACCCACGATTTTAATGATCCTCATTGTGATCTTAGTGGTTGTCAAGCCTTTTTAA
- the serS gene encoding serine--tRNA ligase, with the protein MIDRKLLLQDFDKVALSLKKRNHAMGDELERLREVITHYKKQLIELEGLQAFQNKVSKEFGIKMAQKMDTSDLKKELENNKIKLNELSKSVGEAEQEMDLKLSIIPNLVDEKTPLGANEEDNIEIKKILTPRNFTFKPKEHFELAQQNGWIDFESGVKLAKSRFSVIRGFGAKIYRALIHLMLDFNEKNGFEIVYTPALVNEKMLFGTGQLPKFKEDVFKIENENLYLIPTAEVTLTNLYNDTIISVENLPIKMTAHTPCFRSEAGSAGKDTRGMIRQHQFDKVELVVITHPKESDAMQECMLESASEILKALELPHRFVQLCSGDLGFSASNTIDIEVWLPGQNCYREISSVSNTRDFQARRAKIRFKENQKNQLAHTLNGSSLAVGRTMVALMENHQQADGSIHIPKALEKYL; encoded by the coding sequence ATGATTGATAGAAAACTTTTATTGCAAGATTTTGACAAGGTGGCTCTTTCTTTAAAAAAGCGTAACCATGCGATGGGTGATGAGTTGGAGCGTTTGCGCGAAGTCATCACGCATTATAAAAAGCAACTCATTGAATTAGAAGGCTTGCAGGCCTTTCAAAACAAGGTTTCTAAAGAGTTTGGTATCAAAATGGCTCAAAAAATGGATACAAGCGATCTTAAAAAAGAGCTAGAAAACAATAAAATCAAACTGAATGAGCTTTCCAAAAGCGTGGGCGAAGCAGAACAAGAAATGGATTTAAAGCTTTCCATAATCCCTAATTTAGTGGATGAAAAAACCCCTTTAGGCGCGAATGAAGAAGACAATATAGAAATTAAAAAAATCTTAACCCCAAGAAATTTTACTTTCAAACCCAAAGAGCATTTTGAACTCGCTCAACAAAACGGCTGGATTGATTTTGAAAGCGGCGTGAAACTCGCCAAAAGCCGTTTTTCGGTCATTAGGGGTTTTGGGGCGAAAATTTATCGCGCGCTCATTCATTTAATGCTGGATTTTAATGAAAAAAACGGCTTTGAAATCGTCTATACGCCGGCGTTAGTGAATGAAAAAATGCTTTTTGGGACCGGGCAATTACCCAAATTCAAAGAAGATGTTTTCAAAATAGAAAATGAAAATTTGTATCTGATCCCTACCGCTGAGGTAACGCTCACCAATTTATACAACGACACCATTATCAGCGTTGAAAACCTCCCCATTAAAATGACCGCGCACACGCCTTGTTTTAGGAGCGAAGCAGGGAGCGCTGGAAAGGATACAAGGGGGATGATAAGACAACACCAGTTTGATAAAGTAGAGCTTGTGGTTATCACGCACCCTAAAGAAAGCGATGCGATGCAAGAGTGCATGCTAGAGAGCGCGAGCGAGATTTTAAAAGCTTTGGAATTACCGCACCGGTTCGTGCAATTGTGCAGTGGGGATTTAGGCTTTAGCGCGAGTAACACGATAGATATTGAAGTGTGGCTGCCTGGGCAAAATTGTTACAGAGAAATCAGCTCCGTGTCTAACACGAGGGATTTTCAGGCTAGGCGTGCCAAAATCCGCTTCAAAGAAAATCAAAAAAACCAGTTAGCGCACACCTTAAACGGCTCTTCTTTAGCGGTAGGCAGGACGATGGTCGCTTTAATGGAAAACCACCAGCAAGCGGATGGGAGCATCCATATTCCTAAGGCATTAGAAAAATACCTTTAA
- a CDS encoding exodeoxyribonuclease VII small subunit: protein MQDELFETEKAPQKNAKNAKNAPKKNFEEHVHSLERAIDRLNDPNLSLKDGMDLYKTAMQELFLAQKLLENAYSEYEKLQTPDKKA from the coding sequence ATGCAAGATGAATTATTTGAAACCGAAAAAGCCCCTCAAAAAAACGCTAAAAACGCTAAAAACGCCCCTAAAAAAAACTTTGAAGAGCATGTTCATTCTCTAGAGCGAGCCATAGATCGCTTGAATGATCCTAATTTATCCTTAAAAGACGGGATGGATTTGTATAAAACGGCCATGCAAGAATTATTTTTGGCTCAAAAGCTTTTAGAAAACGCTTATTCAGAGTATGAAAAACTCCAAACGCCAGACAAAAAGGCTTAA
- a CDS encoding carbon-nitrogen hydrolase family protein, which yields MRVFALQLESFEETLMQSLFNSIPKKSVVVLPEYVINRFFHHNMGLDLNEINAQSARAMEFLSQKCEELDLIVSAPVLLEEDSKIYKKIALISKENIQYYTQQRLIPYPHWDEESFFDNEKSAFKELLVFERDGLRIAPLFGFEAHFDEIWVQAKNQGVDVVLLSSVATFESNERWRLLCQMRAFCASCVVVRANRIGAYRQILVEGDQKNEFLWKFYGDSFVALPNGAIEDSLEGKMGALSAQIDKNDIDEWAKLWHFRTIKEG from the coding sequence ATGCGAGTGTTTGCCTTACAGCTAGAGTCTTTTGAAGAAACTCTCATGCAATCCCTATTCAACTCCATACCCAAGAAAAGCGTGGTGGTGTTGCCTGAATATGTGATCAACCGCTTTTTCCACCATAACATGGGATTGGATTTGAATGAGATTAACGCGCAGTCTGCGCGAGCGATGGAGTTTTTGTCGCAAAAATGCGAAGAATTAGATTTGATCGTTTCAGCCCCGGTGCTTTTAGAAGAAGATTCTAAAATCTATAAAAAAATCGCCCTCATTTCTAAAGAAAATATCCAGTATTACACCCAACAACGCCTAATCCCCTATCCTCACTGGGATGAAGAAAGCTTTTTTGACAATGAGAAAAGCGCTTTTAAAGAATTGCTCGTCTTTGAAAGAGACGGCTTAAGAATCGCCCCTTTGTTTGGCTTTGAAGCACATTTTGATGAAATATGGGTTCAGGCTAAAAATCAGGGCGTGGATGTGGTGCTTTTAAGCAGCGTGGCCACTTTTGAATCCAATGAAAGGTGGCGGCTTTTGTGCCAGATGCGCGCTTTTTGCGCTTCTTGCGTGGTGGTTAGGGCCAATAGGATTGGGGCGTATCGCCAGATCCTTGTAGAAGGAGATCAAAAAAACGAATTCTTGTGGAAATTTTATGGGGATAGTTTTGTGGCTTTGCCTAATGGCGCTATTGAAGATTCTTTAGAGGGTAAAATGGGGGCTTTGAGCGCTCAAATAGATAAAAACGATATAGACGAATGGGCTAAATTGTGGCATTTTAGAACGATTAAAGAGGGTTGA
- a CDS encoding ABC transporter permease: MNFFKILLMELRAIVSHKGVLLILIGAPLIYGLLYPLPYLKDIVTQQKIALVDEDNSFLSRQLAFMAQSSNELEIAFFSPSMLEAKKLLKEEKIYGILHIPSHFEANIYKQVPVTIDFYANANYFLIYGALANAVVESINALNDEIRFKRNAQIEEAELGTDGIKIRPIALYNPSEGYLNYALSSVFIFILHQVMLITSSMFTSSRRLELAFLDKKEIALRLCARLLVFMGAFSVFILWYFGALFSFYGIERHGSALMVFLNSLIFMLAALSLGSFLGAWIKNEAHTTQIVLISSLPLIFMMGFVWPFESLPSYLQIFVQIVPAYHGISLLGRLNQMHAEFIDVSIHFYALIAIFIVSFIGCVFKLSSLKKACENA, translated from the coding sequence ATGAATTTTTTTAAAATCCTTTTAATGGAGTTAAGAGCCATTGTTTCTCATAAGGGCGTTTTATTGATCCTTATAGGCGCTCCTTTAATCTATGGCTTGCTTTATCCCTTGCCTTATTTGAAAGACATTGTAACGCAGCAAAAAATCGCCCTTGTAGATGAAGACAATTCCTTCCTTTCTAGGCAATTAGCCTTCATGGCGCAAAGCTCCAACGAGTTAGAAATCGCTTTCTTTAGCCCCTCTATGCTGGAAGCCAAAAAGCTTTTAAAAGAAGAAAAAATTTATGGGATCTTACACATTCCCTCTCATTTTGAAGCCAATATTTATAAACAAGTGCCTGTAACGATAGATTTTTATGCGAACGCCAATTACTTTTTGATTTATGGCGCGTTAGCGAATGCGGTGGTGGAGAGCATCAACGCTTTAAATGATGAAATAAGGTTCAAACGCAACGCCCAAATAGAAGAAGCTGAATTAGGGACAGACGGGATTAAAATCAGACCTATCGCTTTGTATAACCCTAGTGAGGGGTATTTGAATTACGCGCTCTCTAGCGTGTTTATTTTCATTTTGCACCAGGTGATGCTCATTACAAGCAGCATGTTTACTAGCTCCAGGCGTTTGGAATTGGCCTTTTTAGACAAAAAAGAAATCGCTTTAAGGCTGTGCGCAAGACTCTTGGTGTTCATGGGGGCGTTTAGCGTTTTTATTTTATGGTATTTTGGGGCGCTGTTTTCTTTTTATGGGATCGAACGGCATGGGAGCGCTTTAATGGTGTTTTTGAATAGCTTGATTTTCATGCTTGCGGCCTTGAGTTTGGGGTCGTTTTTAGGGGCATGGATCAAAAATGAAGCCCACACCACTCAAATCGTTTTGATTTCTTCTTTGCCCTTGATTTTTATGATGGGTTTTGTGTGGCCTTTTGAATCCTTGCCCTCTTATTTACAGATCTTCGTTCAAATAGTGCCTGCTTATCATGGGATCAGTTTGCTCGGGCGATTGAATCAAATGCATGCGGAATTTATAGATGTTTCTATCCATTTTTATGCGCTTATTGCGATTTTTATCGTGAGTTTTATAGGGTGCGTGTTCAAACTCAGCTCTTTAAAGAAAGCTTGTGAAAACGCTTAA
- the ubiE gene encoding bifunctional demethylmenaquinone methyltransferase/2-methoxy-6-polyprenyl-1,4-benzoquinol methylase UbiE produces the protein MKKENRLKQEKIINMFDDIASSYDQANRLMSFGLDVKWRERACEHAFLFLENKKALRLVDVACGTGDMLVAWQKSALNCGIEFKECLGIDPSNNMLELAIKKCEELENKISFIQAQAKDLKGVENNSVDILSIAYGLRNIVERQEALKEFFRVLKPRGVLVILEFLKKDNPTWLDKISGFYTNKVLPLVGGAISKNYGAYSYLPQSIEGFLSLEGLKFELKNAGFEVLRNEDSIAQISTTMLVKKS, from the coding sequence ATGAAAAAAGAAAATCGCCTCAAGCAAGAAAAAATCATCAACATGTTTGATGATATAGCCAGCTCTTACGATCAAGCCAACCGCTTGATGAGTTTTGGTTTAGACGTTAAATGGCGAGAAAGGGCTTGCGAGCATGCGTTTTTGTTTTTGGAAAACAAGAAAGCGTTAAGGCTTGTGGATGTGGCATGCGGGACGGGGGATATGCTTGTGGCTTGGCAAAAAAGCGCCCTCAATTGCGGTATAGAGTTTAAAGAATGTTTGGGGATTGACCCCTCTAATAACATGCTTGAATTAGCCATTAAAAAATGTGAAGAGCTTGAAAACAAAATTTCTTTCATCCAAGCTCAAGCCAAAGATTTAAAAGGCGTTGAAAATAACAGCGTGGATATCCTCTCCATTGCGTATGGCTTGCGTAATATCGTGGAAAGACAAGAAGCTTTAAAGGAGTTTTTTAGGGTGTTAAAACCCAGGGGCGTTTTAGTGATTTTAGAATTTTTAAAAAAAGACAACCCCACATGGTTGGATAAAATCTCAGGGTTTTACACGAATAAGGTTTTGCCTTTAGTGGGAGGGGCTATCAGTAAGAATTATGGCGCTTATTCTTATTTACCGCAGTCCATTGAGGGGTTTTTGAGTTTGGAGGGTTTGAAATTTGAATTAAAAAACGCAGGGTTTGAGGTTTTAAGGAATGAAGATTCTATCGCTCAAATTTCAACGACCATGCTTGTTAAAAAAAGCTAA
- a CDS encoding YigZ family protein, which yields MKTLKHLITSKHQIKASRFLGYLMPFDDFEKTLLQLKKEHFKAAHFVTAFRYSLEGKITEGFSDDGEPKGSSGMPVLSVLRREDLINIGLVSVRYFGGTLLGVGGLMKAYAKSALLCVENAQRENALKDFVELETLSAHYSYKELDALQREIKKFSLQLSKKNFSNQSVEVEISGERENLQAFLQQNKIN from the coding sequence GTGAAAACGCTTAAACACCTCATCACCTCCAAGCACCAGATTAAAGCGTCTCGTTTTTTAGGGTATCTTATGCCTTTTGATGATTTTGAAAAAACCCTTTTGCAATTGAAAAAAGAGCATTTTAAAGCCGCGCATTTTGTAACGGCGTTTCGCTATTCTTTAGAGGGTAAAATCACGGAGGGTTTTAGCGATGATGGCGAGCCTAAAGGGAGTTCAGGCATGCCTGTGCTTAGCGTTTTAAGGCGAGAAGATTTGATTAATATAGGATTAGTGAGCGTGCGTTATTTTGGAGGCACGCTTTTAGGGGTGGGGGGCTTGATGAAAGCTTATGCTAAGAGCGCATTATTGTGCGTAGAAAACGCTCAAAGAGAAAACGCTTTGAAGGATTTTGTGGAGTTGGAAACTTTAAGCGCTCATTATTCTTACAAAGAATTAGACGCTCTTCAGCGTGAAATTAAGAAATTTAGCTTACAATTAAGCAAAAAGAATTTTTCAAACCAAAGCGTGGAAGTGGAAATCAGCGGCGAAAGAGAAAATTTGCAAGCGTTTTTACAACAAAATAAGATAAATTAG